A window of the Branchiostoma lanceolatum isolate klBraLanc5 chromosome 13, klBraLanc5.hap2, whole genome shotgun sequence genome harbors these coding sequences:
- the LOC136447408 gene encoding oxidoreductase NAD-binding domain-containing protein 1-like isoform X1: MFVGRLGQACSRGTKARRWPFVSCCCLPRMAKLHSGKGDHLDRTKENTRQQILTEAVVESICDLSPTVKSLSLRVNNEDFSFKAGQWVDFFIPGLDDQFTGFSMTYAPGQLEHDGILDLAVKCSQEAPADWVHHKCQVGSKVRMRVGGDFNFDPQDGDQSKDLLLIAGGVGINPLYSIVQHVVDLHRLQGSETAYKPGRTVLLYSARDEGELLFREQILRLCQEVPGISLQCFVTQQQDFKNPSQFPRPKVGRITQEVLKAELSGLHGDHILSYICGPPPMIESMADHLSCLGVDSADIKFEKWW; encoded by the exons ATGTTTGTGGGGAGGTTGGGACAGGCGTGCAGCAGAGGGACCAAGGCTAGAAG GTGGCCTTTTGTAAGCTGTTGCTGTCTACCAAGGATGGCAAAATTGCATTCTGGGAAAGGAGATCATCTGGACCGGACCAAAGAAAACACCAGACAGCAG ATATTGACAGAAGCTGTGGTGGAGAGTATCTGTGACCTGTCACCTACAGTGAAGAGTCTCAGTCTCAGGGTTAACAATGAAGACTTCAGCTTCAAGGCTGGACAATG GGTGGATTTCTTTATTCCTGGTTTGGATGACCAGTTCACAGGGTTCTCCATGACCTATGCACCAGGTCAACTTGAGCATGATGGGATACTCGATCTGGCAGTGAAATGTAGCCAGGAGGCGCCAGCagattgggtgcaccacaag TGTCAagttgggtcaaaggtcagaatGAGAGTTGGAGGAGACTTCAACTTTGACCCCCAAGACGGTGACCAATCAAAAGACCTACTCCTGATTGCAGGAGGTGTAGGGATTAACCCCCTGTACTCAATAGTGCAACATGTGGTCGACTTACATCGTCTTCAGGGAAGTGAAACAGCATACAAACCAGGACGGACTGTTCTTCTGTACAGTGCTAGGGATGAAGGGGAGTTGCTGTTCAGG gAACAGATCCTGAGGCTGTGTCAGGAGGTTCCAGGTATCTCCTTGCAGTGCTTTGTGACTCAGCAGCAGGACTTCAAAAACCCCAGCCAATTCCCCAGGCCAAAGG TTGGGAGAATCACACAAGAAGTCCTGAAGGCGGAGCTGTCTGGTCTCCATGGCGACCACATCTTGTCGTACATCTGTGGTCCCCCTCCCATGATTGAGTCCATGGCAGACCACCTCAGCTGTCTGGGGGTGGACAGTGCTGACATCAAGTTTGAGAAGTGGTGGTGA
- the LOC136447408 gene encoding oxidoreductase NAD-binding domain-containing protein 1-like isoform X2 produces MFVGRLGQACSRGTKARRWPFVSCCCLPRMAKLHSGKGDHLDRTKENTRQQILTEAVVESICDLSPTVKSLSLRVNNEDFSFKAGQWVDFFIPAIKTVGGYSMSSAPHKLQQQGILQLAIKFSQHPPAKWVHTQCQVGSKVRMRVGGDFNFDPQDGDQSKDLLLIAGGVGINPLYSIVQHVVDLHRLQGSETAYKPGRTVLLYSARDEGELLFREQILRLCQEVPGISLQCFVTQQQDFKNPSQFPRPKVGRITQEVLKAELSGLHGDHILSYICGPPPMIESMADHLSCLGVDSADIKFEKWW; encoded by the exons ATGTTTGTGGGGAGGTTGGGACAGGCGTGCAGCAGAGGGACCAAGGCTAGAAG GTGGCCTTTTGTAAGCTGTTGCTGTCTACCAAGGATGGCAAAATTGCATTCTGGGAAAGGAGATCATCTGGACCGGACCAAAGAAAACACCAGACAGCAG ATATTGACAGAAGCTGTGGTGGAGAGTATCTGTGACCTGTCACCTACAGTGAAGAGTCTCAGTCTCAGGGTTAACAATGAAGACTTCAGCTTCAAGGCTGGACAATG GGTTGACTTTTTCATCCCCGCCATAAAAACTGTTGGCGGCTATTCCATGAGCTCTGCACCCCACAAACTACAGCAGCAAGGCATACTACAGCTGGCTATTAAGTTTAGTCAACACCCCCCTGCCAAGTGGGTCCACACACAG TGTCAagttgggtcaaaggtcagaatGAGAGTTGGAGGAGACTTCAACTTTGACCCCCAAGACGGTGACCAATCAAAAGACCTACTCCTGATTGCAGGAGGTGTAGGGATTAACCCCCTGTACTCAATAGTGCAACATGTGGTCGACTTACATCGTCTTCAGGGAAGTGAAACAGCATACAAACCAGGACGGACTGTTCTTCTGTACAGTGCTAGGGATGAAGGGGAGTTGCTGTTCAGG gAACAGATCCTGAGGCTGTGTCAGGAGGTTCCAGGTATCTCCTTGCAGTGCTTTGTGACTCAGCAGCAGGACTTCAAAAACCCCAGCCAATTCCCCAGGCCAAAGG TTGGGAGAATCACACAAGAAGTCCTGAAGGCGGAGCTGTCTGGTCTCCATGGCGACCACATCTTGTCGTACATCTGTGGTCCCCCTCCCATGATTGAGTCCATGGCAGACCACCTCAGCTGTCTGGGGGTGGACAGTGCTGACATCAAGTTTGAGAAGTGGTGGTGA